The stretch of DNA GGAGGCCACGGGATGCCTTCTTTCGGGTGAATCTGATTACGAACAATCAGGGTGGATCATGCATATTGTGTAGCGGTGACCGGACTTGAACCGGCGACGCAACGATTATGAGTCGTTTGCTCTACCAACTGAGCTACACCGCCTCGGTGTCGAGTGTCGCGCACGAGGCGCTCCACTTCAATCCAGCGAGCCCCCTAACGGAATCGAACCGTTGACCTTTTCCTTACCATGGAAACGCTCTGCCGACTGAGCTAAGGGGGCGTGCTTCGCTCGCACATCGCTGCGCGCTGAAGCCTTGACGAGATTACACAGAAGTCGCGACCAGAAACAAATTGCCTGGTCAGCGGCTTTCGTAAGTCGCTGCACCCGACACTACGCGTCTCCGGCCCACATAGCGGCGGGTGAGCCGGCCCGGCGCCCGGTCTCGTCCACGAACGACAGAACCCCGGTGAGTTCTCGCTCACCGGGGTTCTGTGTGTGGCAGATGTAGGATTCGAACCTACGTAGGCATAAGCCGACGGATTTACAGTCCGCTCCCATTGGCCGCTCGGGCAATCTGCCGGGGTTGCACGAGGAGCGCGAAATCTGTGGGAAATCGCTCTCCGCTGCGGAAAGAAGAATACAACGAACGGCCCCCCGTTTTGCAAACCGGGTGGATACGGGCGGTTGCGAACCGATAGCGTCGAATCTGCTCGCCGGCATTCGGCGGGCCCCCGGCCGGGTCGCGGCGGGGAGAAACAGACGAAACCGGGAGTGTGAAGTGGCTGATTCGTCCTTCGATGTGGTGAGCAAGGTCGAGCGTCAAGAGGTGGACAACGCCCTGCATCAGGCCGGCAAGGAACTGTCGACCCGGTTCGACTTCCGGAACACGGGAGCCTCGATCGAATGGTCCGGCGAGGAAACCATCACCCTGACGGCGGACACCGAGGAGCGACTGCTCGCCGCCCTGGACGTCTTCAAGGAGAAGCTGATCCGGCGTGACATCTCTCTGAAGGCGTTCGACGCGGGCGAGCCGGCGCAGTCCGGAAAGACCTACAAGCTGTCCGGCAGCCTCGTTCAGGGCATCACCACGGAGAACGCCAAGAAGATCAC from Rhodococcus opacus B4 encodes:
- a CDS encoding YajQ family cyclic di-GMP-binding protein, whose translation is MADSSFDVVSKVERQEVDNALHQAGKELSTRFDFRNTGASIEWSGEETITLTADTEERLLAALDVFKEKLIRRDISLKAFDAGEPAQSGKTYKLSGSLVQGITTENAKKITKKIRDEGPKGVKAQIQGDELRVSSKKRDDLQAVISLLKGEDFGIALQFVNYR